A region of Salvia splendens isolate huo1 chromosome 17, SspV2, whole genome shotgun sequence DNA encodes the following proteins:
- the LOC121774433 gene encoding WEB family protein At5g55860-like has translation MLSTYLVKVLFSGERSAIRKPKVQSAERVFVKETRLHLAKKELNKLKEQLKNAETTKVDALSELEKAKQTVEDLSQKLRVINESKDSAIKSTEAAKHQANQLAEANDNVLEGVNGHSNGDVETDKVQYLNDVAELNAAKQEVRKIRLEYDASLEEKEKAAKQAVVADTAAKASMERVGKLSAESASVHESIQQVKLAHMQAKEDETKICADKEKQKQLYKDRIEGSVKRLVALKKDVDPEVARNLESELNGTLSEIESLRKEMENTRVSDLGSVKAITVELIGAKESLDKAAEELSGRRGEVSPNRIIIRDDWSSAYAREEKIASGRNGSEKKKQPRKEKIVEEVTAVRGCELML, from the coding sequence ATGCTGTCAACTTATTTGGTGAAGGTGCTTTTTTCAGGCGAAAGGTCCGCCATCCGGAAGCCAAAGGTACAATCTGCAGAACGAGTTTTTGTAAAAGAGACGCGGCTTCACCTGGCCAAAAAGGAGTTAAATAAGCTGAAGGAACAGTTGAAAAATGCCGAGACTACTAAAGTTGATGCTCTTTCAGAGCTTGAAAAAGCCAAACAGACTGTTGAGGATTTGAGCCAGAAGCTAAGAGTCATTAATGAATCAAAAGATTCAGCAATTAAATCTACAGAAGCTGCTAAGCATCAGGCAAACCAACTTGCAGAAGCCAACGACAATGTTTTGGAAGGAGTAAATGGACATTCAAACGGTGATGTTGAAACTGACAAAGTGCAGTATTTGAATGATGTTGCTGAACTTAATGCTGCTAAACAGGAAGTAAGGAAAATTCGTCTGGAATATGATGCGTCTTTAGAAGAAAAGGAGAAAGCAGCAAAGCAAGCTGTTGTAGCTGATACTGCTGCCAAAGCAAGCATGGAGAGAGTTGGTAAACTGTCTGCGGAAAGCGCTAGTGTGCATGAGTCGATTCAGCAAGTAAAGTTGGCACACATGCAAGCAAAGGAAGATGAAACGAAGATCTGTGCCGACAAGGAGAAACAGAAGCAATTATATAAAGATAGAATTGAAGGTTCAGTGAAGAGACTGGTTGCTTTGAAAAAAGATGTAGACCCTGAAGTCGCAAGAAATTTGGAGTCCGAGTTGAATGGAACCTTGTCTGAAATTGAATCTTTACGAAAGGAGATGGAGAATACAAGGGTCTCTGATCTTGGTTCTGTCAAGGCTATCACTGTAGAGTTGATTGGTGCGAAGGAATCATTAGACAAAGCAGCCGAAGAATTATCCGGCCGAAGGGGAGAGGTTAGCCCCAACCGCATAATTATTCGAGATGATTGGAGTAGCGCCTATGCCAGAGAAGAGAAGATAGCTTCAGGCAGAAATGGTTCGGAGAAGAAGAAGCAACCGAGAAAGGAGAAAATTGTCGAGGAGGTGACAGCCGTGAGAGGCTGCGAACTCATGTTATAA